One genomic segment of Catalinimonas alkaloidigena includes these proteins:
- a CDS encoding DUF5615 family PIN-like protein, whose amino-acid sequence MNLLFDQNISPRILKILPKQFSNCQQVRFVGLEDASDFEIFQFARKNDFAVVTFDADFVDLNAMHGTPPKIVYLNTGNLTTKNITELLMGNIMRVNHYLSSGSDDILELIKAP is encoded by the coding sequence GTGAATCTTCTATTCGATCAGAACATATCACCTAGGATTCTAAAAATCCTGCCGAAACAATTTTCAAATTGCCAACAGGTGAGGTTTGTAGGACTTGAAGACGCTTCAGATTTTGAAATTTTTCAGTTTGCCAGGAAGAATGATTTCGCAGTGGTTACATTTGATGCTGACTTTGTTGATCTTAATGCAATGCATGGAACCCCCCCGAAAATTGTCTATCTCAACACTGGAAACCTAACCACTAAAAATATCACTGAACTTTTGATGGGCAATATCATGCGAGTCAATCATTATCTCAGCTCTGGCTCCGATGACATTCTTGAACTGATAAAAGCGCCATAA
- a CDS encoding DUF433 domain-containing protein, producing the protein MDYRKLLEIRADKRFGKPCIKGTRISVYDVLNWLSNGMSREDIKSDFGELTDEMINACLAYAADKERRLISVT; encoded by the coding sequence ATGGACTATAGAAAGTTATTAGAAATCAGAGCAGATAAGCGATTTGGAAAACCTTGTATCAAGGGAACTCGGATTAGCGTTTACGATGTATTAAACTGGCTATCTAACGGGATGAGTCGAGAGGATATTAAATCTGATTTTGGGGAACTCACTGATGAGATGATCAATGCTTGTCTGGCTTATGCGGCAGATAAAGAACGAAGATTGATCTCTGTCACGTGA
- a CDS encoding VanZ family protein: MRKWLFIVLSVVYVGIAGWLLFFFPFTSVNRLDHSVERHINPVPLETTSQYFRNAWKYANWAQFQQLITNVGGNILLFVPMGVILFQLKFIPNQWWWALLLGFLISSGVESIQILSRTGNFDVDDIMLNGLGTLLGYGLCTRMPILQLYKV; this comes from the coding sequence ATGAGAAAATGGTTATTTATAGTTTTATCGGTGGTGTATGTGGGGATAGCCGGCTGGCTGTTGTTCTTCTTTCCTTTTACCAGCGTCAACCGTCTGGATCATTCAGTAGAAAGGCATATCAATCCTGTTCCACTGGAGACCACCAGTCAGTACTTCCGTAATGCCTGGAAGTATGCCAATTGGGCACAGTTTCAGCAACTGATTACCAATGTAGGAGGGAACATACTCTTGTTTGTCCCTATGGGAGTGATCTTATTTCAGCTTAAGTTTATTCCTAATCAATGGTGGTGGGCGCTGTTGCTGGGTTTTCTGATCAGCAGCGGGGTAGAAAGCATACAAATTCTCAGTCGCACTGGTAATTTTGATGTGGACGATATCATGCTCAATGGTTTGGGCACACTGCTGGGCTATGGGCTATGTACTCGTATGCCGATACTACAACTGTATAAGGTTTAA
- a CDS encoding DUF6588 family protein: MKKSVLLLFIGSLLPGIGFTQSEVSFFILSGRENAHKLANAYFNPLGKSMYNNLGNGWMQGGAMLNAGQVQLRLQASATFFPAEDQQFDLSALGLSQHVAVAEGEAILTPTAIGDHINGVVLEVKAESPADGEEIPLATFSTPDGMGVPLLPMASAQLNVGVPYKTELMLRALPKVNFSAGDTDYTNSLWGLGIRHVLSQWLSEETLPFDIIIALAYGQQDAKGKPKIIGSWPHTNGQEIERTPEQQAQQIYNSQELHIAVGAWSTELLLSKKLSSFTLYTGFNYTTGVMEVISEGIYPRLDVRSSTEAPYYAYFFHDEEDPLKLRTSSAQLSFTSGAAYQLGILSLKLEGSLGRYKNITAGLGVNILR, encoded by the coding sequence TTGAAGAAGTCTGTTTTATTATTATTTATAGGTTCACTCCTGCCTGGCATAGGCTTTACGCAAAGTGAAGTTTCTTTTTTTATCCTGAGTGGAAGGGAAAATGCGCATAAGCTGGCCAATGCGTACTTTAATCCTCTGGGCAAAAGTATGTACAATAATCTGGGCAATGGATGGATGCAGGGAGGGGCCATGCTGAATGCAGGACAGGTACAATTGCGTTTACAGGCTTCCGCTACATTCTTTCCGGCAGAGGATCAGCAATTTGATCTTTCAGCATTGGGATTAAGTCAGCATGTAGCTGTGGCAGAGGGAGAAGCTATACTTACTCCAACGGCCATAGGGGATCATATCAATGGAGTGGTGCTGGAAGTAAAAGCTGAAAGCCCTGCTGATGGAGAAGAAATCCCTCTGGCTACTTTTAGTACGCCTGATGGTATGGGTGTCCCTTTACTGCCTATGGCCTCTGCCCAGCTTAATGTAGGCGTTCCTTATAAAACAGAACTTATGCTAAGAGCATTGCCTAAGGTGAATTTTTCCGCGGGTGATACGGATTATACGAACTCCCTTTGGGGTTTGGGAATCAGACATGTACTGAGCCAGTGGTTATCAGAAGAAACTTTACCCTTTGATATCATTATTGCTTTGGCCTATGGGCAGCAGGATGCTAAGGGGAAACCTAAAATTATAGGCTCATGGCCTCATACCAATGGACAGGAAATTGAAAGGACGCCTGAACAGCAGGCCCAGCAGATTTATAACAGCCAGGAGTTACATATAGCAGTAGGGGCATGGAGTACAGAGCTTTTACTCTCTAAAAAGCTATCTTCTTTTACGCTCTATACCGGGTTTAATTATACTACAGGAGTTATGGAGGTAATCAGCGAAGGTATTTATCCGCGTCTGGATGTTCGCTCCAGTACTGAGGCTCCTTATTATGCTTATTTTTTTCATGATGAAGAAGATCCGCTTAAGTTGCGTACCAGTTCAGCGCAGCTTAGTTTCACAAGCGGGGCAGCCTACCAGCTTGGGATTTTAAGTTTAAAACTGGAAGGAAGTCTGGGGCGTTACAAGAATATCACTGCGGGTTTAGGAGTTAATATATTACGATAG
- a CDS encoding capsule assembly Wzi family protein: protein MKYGIGTQATYTSSERVPFWMAANQYGSIPLSGPSLSVLGHLSREYDSAQSKLVDWGFSLEGRANLGEQAEFLLIEGYVKGRLGIFEFKAGREKNIVGLVDSTLSSGSYAVSGNALSIPKIELSVPEFYALPLWGGLFAFKGNFVHGWLGDVRVRYPNAPKRVNSFIHQKSFFGRIGRSDSKLKLYGGINHVVYWGNDKNIYGKDLVIPSKKVLLYVFTGKNVVGSWSVSKVGNHLGSIDVGLDYTFDKLRLMLYRQNFYDKGAIGYLANLYDGLNGISLSNMQTIAEGLQWKKFLLEVLYSKNQAGEIWSKWTPSGPEHYYNHKVYAEGYSYQGRSMGTPFFTPAHEAREGQSHDLSDYFINNRVLLFHLGATASSLQWSFTGKLSYSRNFGTFETSDVPYFWFNGPRIPHTPEYGIFEEVGQFSAYFEGERKLNKGLSVGYEAALDVGNLYEHAFGAMVKVNKTFH from the coding sequence ATGAAGTATGGTATAGGCACTCAGGCAACTTATACTTCCTCAGAGAGAGTACCTTTCTGGATGGCAGCTAATCAGTATGGTAGTATTCCTCTTTCCGGGCCTTCTCTTAGTGTTTTAGGCCATCTAAGCCGGGAGTATGACAGTGCACAAAGCAAGCTGGTGGATTGGGGGTTCTCTCTGGAAGGTAGAGCAAACCTGGGAGAACAAGCTGAGTTTCTTTTAATAGAAGGCTATGTAAAGGGTAGGTTGGGCATATTTGAATTTAAAGCTGGGCGCGAGAAAAACATAGTAGGTCTGGTAGATTCTACCCTTTCTTCCGGCTCTTATGCGGTATCGGGCAATGCTTTGAGCATACCTAAAATAGAACTTTCTGTACCAGAATTTTACGCCCTACCCCTATGGGGCGGCCTTTTTGCGTTTAAGGGTAATTTTGTTCATGGATGGCTAGGAGATGTTCGAGTCAGATATCCTAACGCGCCTAAGAGAGTAAACTCTTTTATTCATCAAAAGTCATTCTTTGGACGTATTGGTCGTTCAGATAGTAAACTAAAACTCTATGGTGGAATCAATCATGTTGTCTATTGGGGAAATGATAAAAATATTTATGGTAAAGATCTTGTAATTCCATCTAAAAAGGTGTTGTTATATGTATTCACAGGTAAAAATGTGGTAGGTAGTTGGTCAGTATCAAAGGTGGGTAATCACCTAGGTTCTATAGACGTAGGTCTGGATTACACTTTTGATAAACTTAGGCTAATGCTGTACCGACAGAATTTTTACGATAAGGGAGCTATTGGTTATCTGGCCAATCTCTATGATGGACTAAATGGGATATCACTGAGCAATATGCAAACAATTGCTGAAGGCTTACAGTGGAAGAAGTTTTTGCTAGAAGTGCTTTACTCTAAAAATCAGGCGGGTGAGATCTGGTCTAAGTGGACACCTTCCGGACCGGAGCACTATTATAATCATAAAGTTTACGCTGAAGGCTACTCTTATCAGGGAAGAAGCATGGGCACGCCTTTCTTTACTCCGGCCCATGAAGCCAGGGAAGGACAATCACATGACCTAAGTGATTACTTTATCAATAACAGAGTCTTGCTTTTTCATCTGGGAGCTACTGCCTCTAGCTTACAATGGAGTTTTACAGGTAAGCTTTCTTATTCCCGCAACTTTGGAACTTTTGAAACTAGTGATGTACCCTATTTTTGGTTTAATGGGCCGAGGATACCACACACACCTGAATATGGAATTTTTGAAGAGGTAGGGCAGTTTTCCGCCTATTTTGAGGGCGAAAGGAAATTGAATAAGGGGCTTAGTGTAGGTTATGAAGCAGCGCTGGATGTAGGAAATCTTTATGAGCATGCATTTGGGGCTATGGTAAAAGTAAATAAAACATTTCATTAG
- a CDS encoding transposase: MGQGLCGADGSWQRTWIPLLKDHKHLLDLSLAVLDGTHTPVKRGGSHVGYQGWKKTRTTNTIWMTDRAGKVVGFLPPVSGNHHDLYELETRLEDQIADLKKSDIDVDGLFLNADAGFDSNSFRLTCFRHGIQLNAPLNTRNINNLADCDYYFDELMYKERYVIERTNGWMDAWRRFLNRFDKTLVSWRAWHHIYALCSWCLYLQKV, from the coding sequence ATGGGCCAAGGCCTATGCGGCGCGGATGGAAGCTGGCAACGCACTTGGATTCCTCTACTTAAGGATCATAAGCATCTGCTTGACCTGAGTTTAGCCGTGCTTGACGGCACACATACGCCGGTAAAACGGGGAGGTAGTCACGTGGGCTACCAAGGCTGGAAGAAGACCCGCACTACCAACACAATCTGGATGACGGATCGAGCAGGAAAAGTAGTTGGGTTTTTACCGCCTGTTTCGGGTAATCATCATGATCTGTATGAATTAGAAACACGATTAGAAGATCAGATTGCCGACTTGAAAAAAAGCGATATTGACGTAGATGGACTATTTCTCAACGCTGATGCTGGGTTTGACAGCAATAGCTTTCGCCTTACCTGTTTCAGGCACGGTATTCAACTAAATGCACCGCTTAACACACGTAACATCAACAATTTAGCTGATTGCGATTACTATTTTGATGAACTCATGTACAAGGAACGCTATGTTATTGAAAGAACTAATGGCTGGATGGATGCATGGCGCAGGTTCCTAAATCGTTTTGACAAAACTTTAGTGAGTTGGAGGGCTTGGCATCATATCTATGCCTTGTGCAGTTGGTGTCTCTATCTTCAAAAAGTTTAA
- a CDS encoding methyltransferase domain-containing protein produces the protein MKDKIYYKIIKSAINDKLLSEKNSILVICAGTYDKEVFNSLGFQNVTISNLDSRMKGNEFEPYQWSFQDAENITFATDHFDWVVVHAGLHHCYSPHKTLLEMLRVGKKGDKLQNWLTQGDDKIELNMKYLNKNFKLKDVLHSQR, from the coding sequence ATGAAAGATAAGATTTACTATAAGATCATTAAAAGCGCGATCAATGATAAACTACTCTCAGAAAAAAACAGTATATTAGTCATTTGTGCAGGCACTTATGATAAAGAAGTTTTTAATAGCCTTGGGTTTCAAAATGTAACCATTTCAAATCTTGATAGCAGAATGAAAGGTAACGAATTTGAACCTTATCAGTGGAGCTTTCAGGATGCTGAAAATATAACATTTGCTACTGACCATTTTGACTGGGTAGTGGTACATGCGGGTTTACATCATTGCTACTCTCCCCATAAGACATTATTAGAAATGCTAAGAGTAGGCAAAAAAGGAGATAAACTGCAAAATTGGCTTACCCAGGGTGATGATAAGATAGAGCTCAATATGAAATACTTGAATAAAAATTTTAAACTTAAAGATGTGCTACACAGTCAGCGATAA
- a CDS encoding glycosyltransferase family 4 protein: MNTKNYQHEIIDTSGYKLVKGSHGSFSTTKVLSFLNKYWHIYKIRKYDVIYITIAQTFLGVLKYTPFIIMAQLLRKPYVFHLHGNYLYKTIALASAWQKVILKKLISPSSGAIVLSDSLKKNFTPFVLSRNIHSVQNFALPELYNITFEKKKFDKLRLVYLSNLMKEKGILEFLEALHHLQREGIDFEAKVAGRFEEESRKQVENKMNKLDPHSFSYLGVVQGEEKYKLLLEANVFVLPTYYKIEGQPISILEAMASGNIIVTTRQGGIPDVVSEKNGFFVKKRDPVCLSETLKRITANLPSLVEMSKWNSAYASKTFTVDNFGENIIKILSGVVRNEI; encoded by the coding sequence ATGAATACGAAAAATTATCAACATGAAATTATTGATACTTCAGGATACAAATTGGTAAAGGGTTCACACGGAAGTTTTTCTACTACGAAAGTACTGTCTTTTTTAAATAAATACTGGCACATCTACAAAATAAGAAAATACGACGTAATTTATATTACTATTGCCCAGACATTTTTGGGAGTACTTAAGTATACCCCATTTATAATTATGGCTCAGTTGCTGCGGAAACCTTATGTATTCCATTTACATGGAAACTATTTGTACAAAACCATAGCATTAGCTTCAGCCTGGCAAAAAGTAATCTTGAAAAAGCTTATTAGCCCTTCCTCAGGAGCTATTGTTCTTTCTGATAGCCTGAAGAAAAATTTCACTCCTTTTGTTTTATCTCGTAACATTCATTCTGTTCAAAATTTTGCTCTTCCGGAACTCTATAATATTACTTTTGAGAAGAAGAAGTTTGATAAATTAAGGTTAGTTTATCTAAGTAATCTGATGAAAGAAAAAGGAATACTGGAATTTTTGGAAGCGCTTCATCATCTTCAAAGGGAGGGCATAGATTTTGAAGCCAAAGTGGCAGGTAGATTTGAGGAAGAATCCAGAAAACAGGTAGAAAATAAGATGAATAAGTTAGATCCTCACTCTTTTAGTTATTTAGGAGTGGTACAAGGAGAGGAGAAATATAAGCTTTTGCTGGAAGCTAATGTATTTGTTTTGCCCACATATTATAAAATTGAGGGACAACCGATCTCTATTCTGGAAGCTATGGCAAGTGGAAATATTATCGTTACCACCAGGCAGGGGGGGATTCCGGATGTGGTATCAGAGAAAAATGGATTTTTTGTGAAAAAGCGTGATCCGGTATGTTTATCAGAAACTTTAAAAAGAATAACAGCTAATCTTCCATCTCTGGTTGAAATGAGCAAATGGAACTCTGCCTATGCTTCCAAGACATTTACAGTAGATAATTTTGGTGAGAATATCATCAAGATTTTATCAGGCGTGGTACGCAATGAAATATAA
- a CDS encoding sulfotransferase domain-containing protein gives MDKNTNRKTTIRKVDSILIGAQKAGTTAINEYIRQHPEIISPSHNKTNEFSYFSIDSIYQIEYEKYFKTLFQDLHIQGKYFFAKNVDIMYDPESMKRLYKHNKDVKIFMILRNPVERCYSAYWYARSRGWESEKNIDKAIFSKRKNFKSKHAKANCNYLDKSDYSKHIKNVYDIFPNENINVFLFESFKANPNVILNEIATKIGCKRYEFDTREKVNSAVAAKSEIFARLVSPGKYVSVAKYFPLTLRMKIRAKIEKFNSKNFIPPKMDDSLKDKLKEYFQPRNAILSELIGVNLNVWD, from the coding sequence ATGGATAAGAACACTAATAGAAAAACAACTATTAGAAAGGTAGACTCAATCCTAATAGGTGCACAAAAAGCTGGAACTACTGCAATAAATGAGTATATAAGGCAACATCCTGAAATAATATCACCATCACACAATAAAACAAATGAGTTTAGTTACTTTTCGATAGATTCCATCTATCAAATTGAATATGAAAAATATTTTAAAACTTTATTTCAAGATTTACATATTCAGGGTAAGTATTTTTTTGCAAAAAATGTAGATATCATGTATGATCCGGAAAGTATGAAAAGGTTGTACAAACATAATAAAGATGTTAAGATATTTATGATATTAAGAAATCCAGTAGAAAGATGTTATTCTGCGTATTGGTATGCGAGGAGTCGAGGGTGGGAATCAGAGAAAAATATTGATAAAGCAATATTCTCAAAAAGAAAGAATTTTAAATCAAAGCATGCCAAAGCAAATTGTAATTATTTGGATAAAAGTGACTATTCTAAACATATAAAAAACGTATATGATATATTCCCCAACGAAAATATTAATGTGTTTTTATTTGAAAGTTTTAAAGCTAATCCAAACGTCATTTTAAATGAAATAGCAACAAAAATTGGATGTAAAAGGTATGAGTTTGATACACGAGAAAAAGTTAATTCTGCAGTGGCTGCTAAGTCAGAAATTTTTGCTAGGCTAGTAAGTCCAGGTAAATATGTAAGCGTTGCCAAATATTTTCCTCTTACATTAAGAATGAAAATTAGAGCTAAAATTGAAAAGTTCAACAGTAAGAATTTTATACCTCCAAAAATGGATGACTCTCTTAAAGATAAGCTCAAAGAGTATTTTCAACCTAGGAATGCAATTTTATCAGAACTGATTGGAGTAAACCTCAATGTTTGGGATTAA
- a CDS encoding flippase, protein MLAKLKAKVGKDNDLKELVNGSAVAFVLKIVGIGCTYIFTFFVAKYYGAEAMGFFALSFTILQIASILGKLGLDTALLRFVAQHASKGNWKSIQVIYTKSLQLALPFSLIICITVFFSASWIAEAILRNNQLEYHLRITAIGIVPFTFLYINTEGLRGIKEIKLYAILQGVFPYLGGSIFLLTMYLLSPSDIQPTIAYISSIILVSIGSFILWRSKYSRSNNSTVTLVKNTSFVELLKVASPMLLANSMFLIMQWTDTLMLGGLRSEEEVGVYSVCLKISNLTSVSLMAINSIAAPKFAEMWSTKDIKGLERVVQHATKLIFYISCPILVLITIFPKHVLGIFGTEFTSGYWALILLVVGQFVNSICGSVGYILQMTGNENQFQKIIFVAAILNVLLNTWLIPIYGISGAAIASLVSMTIWNISSAIYIKTNIGILTFNIFKNNG, encoded by the coding sequence ATGCTGGCGAAACTGAAAGCCAAAGTAGGTAAGGACAATGATCTTAAGGAGCTAGTAAATGGCTCAGCTGTGGCATTTGTCCTGAAAATAGTGGGAATTGGGTGTACTTACATATTTACATTTTTTGTAGCTAAGTACTATGGAGCTGAGGCTATGGGATTCTTTGCCTTATCATTCACTATATTACAAATAGCATCCATATTAGGTAAACTAGGGCTGGATACTGCTTTACTACGTTTTGTCGCACAACATGCTTCAAAAGGAAATTGGAAATCCATACAGGTAATCTACACGAAATCTTTACAGTTGGCTTTGCCTTTTTCATTAATAATATGCATAACAGTCTTTTTTTCAGCATCCTGGATAGCAGAAGCTATACTTAGAAATAATCAATTAGAATATCATTTACGAATTACCGCAATAGGCATTGTTCCTTTTACATTTTTATATATTAATACAGAAGGTCTAAGAGGAATAAAAGAAATAAAACTGTATGCTATCTTACAAGGAGTTTTTCCTTATTTAGGAGGTAGTATTTTTCTATTAACTATGTATTTATTATCTCCTTCAGATATTCAACCTACTATAGCATACATTAGCTCTATTATTCTAGTAAGCATAGGTAGTTTTATACTTTGGAGAAGTAAATATAGCCGGTCAAATAATTCTACTGTTACCTTGGTAAAGAATACTAGTTTTGTTGAGCTATTAAAGGTAGCAAGTCCTATGCTATTAGCTAACTCTATGTTTTTAATAATGCAATGGACTGATACACTGATGCTAGGTGGCTTGAGAAGCGAAGAAGAGGTAGGAGTTTATAGTGTATGTCTAAAAATCTCAAACTTAACAAGCGTGAGTTTAATGGCCATCAACAGTATTGCAGCCCCTAAGTTTGCTGAAATGTGGAGTACAAAAGACATTAAAGGGCTTGAACGAGTGGTACAGCATGCTACAAAATTGATCTTTTATATATCATGCCCAATTTTAGTATTGATTACAATATTTCCAAAACATGTATTAGGAATCTTTGGTACAGAATTTACTTCAGGTTATTGGGCCTTAATACTTCTTGTAGTAGGTCAGTTTGTAAATTCTATTTGTGGTTCTGTTGGCTATATTTTACAGATGACAGGTAATGAGAATCAATTTCAAAAAATTATTTTTGTTGCTGCAATCCTCAATGTACTGCTTAATACTTGGCTAATTCCTATTTATGGTATATCAGGTGCTGCTATAGCTAGCCTAGTAAGTATGACTATTTGGAATATTTCTTCTGCAATCTATATCAAAACTAATATAGGTATATTAACATTTAACATATTTAAAAATAATGGATAA
- a CDS encoding GumC family protein, protein MKEQENALWQLEEAEPIDVKAMIRKYVRYWYWFVIGVAGSLFLAFIYLRYTTPEYSISSTILIKEDEKGSSFSGEEVLSDLNIFQSSRNIDNEIEILRSRSLMERVLTELGLQTTYYVKGQVRDVEVYGKGTPVKAIISHLDSTAFEQSVIVRTKGNNFELEEVDEEGNINVFPYKLGQKVKRPYATFTLIGQPNMLEEKEIIIKFHDIGELADDYREKLVVNPVNNDASVLRISMIDAVPQKGVAILAKLIELYKIEAIDDKNIMATNTIEFIDERLGYLTNELADVEKDVERYKRRNELTNVTTDAELYLEQASEYNEKISELRIQIDVLRSIEKYLQDMDNEFELVPTSLSNEDPSLMELISKFNELQLERVKLLRNSQPNHPMVTSINEQLMNLRVNILENLKSIKNSKEITFQNLQASSGRFESRIRQVPLMERELLEINRQQSIKQELYLFLLTKREEAALSQASTIANSRIIDPPEADDEPISPKKHIVILAVIFASLGLPLVLINVKELLNNKVDEQKDVEKATAVPVLGEVMHSEEKGALVVTGDKHSAVAEMFRLVRANLHFATLGKENKVILVTSSRSGEGKTFFSINLGASLALSGKKVIILSFDLRKPRLMKDLRLKDTLGITNYLVSDDFSVVALTKAVAEVPGLYAMGSGPIPPNPAELMMGDKVKQLIEELKKDFDHIILDSSPVGQVADAFNLAPYIDSTLYIVRYNYAFKEQLSIVEDIYRNKKLNHPMVVMNDAKKKNATAYGYGYGYGSYHQNGKHRGKSKKAFVRL, encoded by the coding sequence ATGAAGGAGCAGGAAAACGCATTATGGCAGTTGGAAGAAGCTGAGCCTATAGATGTAAAAGCGATGATTCGTAAGTATGTACGCTACTGGTACTGGTTTGTAATAGGAGTAGCGGGCAGTTTATTCCTGGCTTTTATTTATCTGCGTTATACTACACCGGAATACAGTATAAGCAGTACCATCCTGATCAAAGAGGATGAGAAAGGCTCGAGTTTTTCAGGAGAGGAAGTATTGAGTGACTTAAATATCTTTCAGAGCTCCAGAAATATAGACAATGAGATAGAGATATTACGCTCCCGTAGTCTGATGGAGCGGGTGCTGACTGAACTGGGGCTGCAAACTACCTATTATGTGAAGGGACAGGTGCGGGATGTGGAAGTGTACGGTAAAGGCACACCGGTAAAAGCGATCATCAGTCACCTGGACTCTACCGCTTTTGAGCAAAGTGTTATTGTGCGGACTAAGGGCAATAATTTTGAGCTGGAAGAAGTGGATGAGGAAGGGAATATAAATGTTTTTCCTTATAAATTGGGACAAAAAGTGAAGAGGCCTTATGCTACTTTTACGCTGATAGGTCAACCTAATATGCTGGAGGAAAAAGAAATCATTATTAAGTTTCATGACATAGGTGAATTAGCAGATGATTATAGAGAAAAACTAGTGGTCAATCCTGTAAACAATGACGCTAGTGTGCTTCGGATCAGCATGATAGATGCTGTGCCTCAGAAGGGGGTAGCCATCCTTGCCAAGCTCATAGAACTATACAAAATAGAAGCTATAGATGATAAGAACATAATGGCGACCAATACCATTGAGTTTATAGATGAACGCTTAGGCTATCTTACTAATGAATTGGCCGATGTGGAAAAAGATGTTGAGCGTTATAAACGACGAAATGAGTTGACTAATGTTACTACTGACGCTGAGCTTTACTTAGAACAAGCGAGCGAGTATAATGAGAAGATCTCAGAATTGAGAATACAAATTGATGTTCTTAGGTCAATTGAAAAATACCTTCAGGATATGGATAACGAATTTGAATTAGTACCAACTAGTTTAAGCAACGAAGATCCTAGTTTAATGGAATTGATCTCTAAATTCAATGAACTTCAATTGGAAAGAGTCAAGTTATTACGAAATTCTCAACCGAATCATCCTATGGTGACCTCCATCAATGAGCAATTGATGAATTTACGTGTAAATATTTTGGAGAACCTAAAGAGCATAAAAAATAGTAAAGAAATTACCTTTCAGAATCTCCAGGCCAGTTCAGGGCGTTTTGAATCACGTATCCGCCAAGTTCCCTTAATGGAAAGAGAGTTGCTAGAGATCAATCGTCAACAGAGCATTAAACAGGAACTCTATCTTTTCCTGCTGACCAAGCGAGAAGAAGCAGCCCTCTCACAGGCCTCCACCATCGCTAACTCTCGTATAATTGACCCCCCAGAAGCAGACGATGAACCAATAAGTCCTAAGAAGCATATTGTTATATTGGCTGTGATCTTTGCAAGTCTTGGACTCCCTCTTGTACTCATTAATGTAAAAGAACTATTAAATAATAAAGTAGATGAGCAAAAAGACGTAGAGAAAGCTACAGCAGTGCCTGTGTTGGGAGAAGTGATGCATAGTGAGGAAAAAGGAGCCCTGGTAGTAACGGGTGATAAACATTCGGCAGTAGCGGAGATGTTCAGGCTGGTCCGGGCTAATCTGCATTTTGCTACCCTGGGTAAGGAAAATAAGGTAATACTGGTAACTTCCAGCCGCAGCGGAGAAGGTAAAACGTTCTTTAGTATTAATCTGGGGGCCAGCCTGGCCTTATCAGGAAAAAAAGTAATTATTCTCAGCTTTGACCTGCGCAAGCCCCGTCTGATGAAAGACTTGAGGCTCAAGGATACATTGGGCATTACAAATTACCTGGTGAGTGATGATTTTAGTGTGGTAGCTTTGACAAAGGCAGTAGCCGAAGTGCCCGGCTTATATGCCATGGGCTCCGGACCTATACCCCCTAATCCGGCCGAACTGATGATGGGAGATAAAGTAAAGCAACTGATAGAAGAGCTGAAAAAAGACTTTGATCATATCATCCTGGACTCTTCCCCGGTAGGGCAGGTAGCCGATGCCTTTAACCTGGCGCCCTATATAGACTCTACCCTCTATATTGTCCGCTATAATTATGCCTTTAAGGAGCAATTGAGCATAGTAGAAGATATATACCGGAACAAAAAACTCAATCATCCTATGGTGGTGATGAATGATGCCAAAAAGAAAAACGCAACTGCTTATGGATATGGGTACGGGTACGGTAGTTATCATCAAAATGGGAAACATAGGGGCAAAAGTAAAAAGGCCTTTGTAAGATTATAA